From the Ignavibacteriales bacterium genome, the window TTAACCCTTCAATTAAAATGGAATAAATTGATTCCGCTAATTGCTCTAATTTGCATTTTTTTAATAATGTTATGATAATTAATTAAAGAATAAAATTAAGAGATTAGTATTGAATTATAGGAATTAATTAGATAATTTTGAAAAAATATAGAGAATTATGAAAAAGTCCTTCTCAATGAAAAAACTGTATTACTCCATCAGCGAGGTGAGCAAGATCACCGAACTGGAGCAATACGTTCTCAGGTACTGGGAAACTGAATTTGAACAACTGAAACCGGCTAAAAATCTCGCCGGGAACAGGATATATACAAATAAGGACATAAAGCTCATTCTCTATATCAAAAAGCTCCTTCGTGAAGAAAAATACACTATCGAAGGCGCGAAAAAACTACTCAAGAACTATACTGCAAAAGAGCAGGAATCCGACTCCGAAAAGAAGTCCCTTGCTTCTTCTAAGCCGGAAAACTACAAAAGTGAACTTTCTCTATTCAATCCCGAAGAAGGAGAAAACGAAGAATCCCTTAAAAAGGAAAATAAACTGCTCAAAAAGGATCTGCAGGAGATCAAATCGCTCCTTTCAGACCTGCTTAATGGATTATAATAAGTTTTCGTAAGGCTCCCGTTTTTATTTTTTTAAAGTTAATTTACCCTTAGATAATACCATCTAAGGGAACGATTTGTTAATTTTAAATAATAACTGGAGATTAAAATGAGAAAAATCTACCTTCCTTTAATATTCTTTATCTTCATTCTTAGCTCTAATTCATATTCACAATTTGTAAGCTGGCATCAATCTTACAACGGTACGGGAAACGGAACGGATGTTTCTACATCGCTTGTGATGTCGAGTAATAGCTCTAAAATTGCATCTACGGTGTCGGGTTATACTTTTAATGGATCCAACCTTGATATTAGAACTATACAATATCGGTATTCCGGAAGTTTTAATTGGGGCACAACAACCGACAGGGGCGGTGACGATGCGGTATATGACCTGGCGCTATCACCGGATACTAATTTTATTTATGCGGTAGGTTATAGTGAAGACACAACTACCGGGAAAGACATCATCCTGATCAAATACAAAGAGTCGAATGGTGCGGTAATTTGGACGAGATATTATAACAGGAATGGAGCAGGAGATGATGAAGCATTCTCACTAATTATTGACAGGGCAAGTAATATTTTCATTGCAGGATATAGCGACGAAATTGCTGGAACCGGGCATGATTTTACCGCGCTCAAATATGACTCGGCTGGTAATCTCATATGGGCTCGTCACCACAACGCTTTTAATAACGGATTTGATGAAGCACTGGAGGTTAAGCTGGATTCTACAGCTACTCCATATTTCACTGGCAGGTTCGATAATGGCGGCAATATTGATTATGGAACTGTTAAGTATGATTCGAGTGGTAACTTCCGCTGGGCAAAATCATATAACGGAGGCTTTAATGGAAATGATTACGCTGTGGGACTCGGCGTAAGTCAACCTACTGGAGATATTTATGTGACGGGTTACAGCGATACAACGGGAGGATTCGATTTCGTTACTATCAAATATGATTCAGCTGGACAGGTAATATGGCTCGATAAGCATAATGGTTCCGGTGACGGTAATGACTATGCTTCTCAGATTGAAGTTGATCATAATGGCAATATTATCGTTGCGGGAACAACATATGGCGGTACAACTAATAAACAGGAATATACCACGATAAAGTACTTCCCAAACGGAACCCGTGACTGGACAAATGTTTTGAACAGTACTTTTAATGATAACGATAGTGTTACTGCAATCCATATCAATGAGATTAATTGCGTTTACGTTACCGGCACCAGCAAAGGAAGTTCTAATTATAATTTTGTTACGGTATTGTACAATACTGCCGGCTGGACACACTGGAGTAATACCGTAAATAGCCTTAATAATGGCGAAGATGTGCCGAGATCTATTAAATCTATTAAAACCGATGCTACTATTACAGGTACCAGGGAAATTGCAGGAAACTACGACTATTACACCTTTTTGTATGGCGGAATTATTGACAATGTAAATATTGTTTCGTACTCTGTCCCGGATAACTATTCCTTATCGCAAAATTATCCTAATCCTTTTAACCCGTCCACAAAGATAAGGTTCGGTATTCAACACTCTACTAGTGCTGATATAACCATTTATGATATTATGGGCAGAAAAGTGGAAAACATATTACAAAAACAACTCACCCCGGGAACATATGAAGTAAAATGGGACGCTTCTAAATACTCCAGCGGTGTTTACTTTTATAGATTTACCACTCCGGGGTTTTCCGACATGAAAAAAATGATTCTTCTTAAATAATTCTTACGACTTTTTACACTTCTTTTATAAACCGGTGTTGGTATTTTACAACATCGGTTTTTTATTTAAATAGAT encodes:
- a CDS encoding MerR family transcriptional regulator; amino-acid sequence: MKKSFSMKKLYYSISEVSKITELEQYVLRYWETEFEQLKPAKNLAGNRIYTNKDIKLILYIKKLLREEKYTIEGAKKLLKNYTAKEQESDSEKKSLASSKPENYKSELSLFNPEEGENEESLKKENKLLKKDLQEIKSLLSDLLNGL
- a CDS encoding T9SS type A sorting domain-containing protein, producing the protein MRKIYLPLIFFIFILSSNSYSQFVSWHQSYNGTGNGTDVSTSLVMSSNSSKIASTVSGYTFNGSNLDIRTIQYRYSGSFNWGTTTDRGGDDAVYDLALSPDTNFIYAVGYSEDTTTGKDIILIKYKESNGAVIWTRYYNRNGAGDDEAFSLIIDRASNIFIAGYSDEIAGTGHDFTALKYDSAGNLIWARHHNAFNNGFDEALEVKLDSTATPYFTGRFDNGGNIDYGTVKYDSSGNFRWAKSYNGGFNGNDYAVGLGVSQPTGDIYVTGYSDTTGGFDFVTIKYDSAGQVIWLDKHNGSGDGNDYASQIEVDHNGNIIVAGTTYGGTTNKQEYTTIKYFPNGTRDWTNVLNSTFNDNDSVTAIHINEINCVYVTGTSKGSSNYNFVTVLYNTAGWTHWSNTVNSLNNGEDVPRSIKSIKTDATITGTREIAGNYDYYTFLYGGIIDNVNIVSYSVPDNYSLSQNYPNPFNPSTKIRFGIQHSTSADITIYDIMGRKVENILQKQLTPGTYEVKWDASKYSSGVYFYRFTTPGFSDMKKMILLK